The Thioalkalivibrio sulfidiphilus HL-EbGr7 genome includes a window with the following:
- a CDS encoding alpha/beta fold hydrolase codes for MAEREAVVFPNRDGLRLFGVLHRPGGVAERGDVAVIFLSPGVKTRVAPHRLYNKMTESVLKLGFPVLRFDFYGLGDSEGELPETQLVDLYASVQDGRYLDDTLCAMDWLEQRLGVRQFILAGLCGGALTGLFAAGRDRRVCGVLGLGLPVALDGRETDPSRFMTQGQLEDLGSTYLSKLFNPHAWWRLLTFKSDYRLLFRAVQRRLLGKQKTAPKPVTASEPQVSNLNPLVPPAFFDFLSAGGHLLLVFSGADRLAWEFEEKFAQPYAGRLAGLGNHYEMHTIAHANHILSDPQWRNEMQELSDDWLLRHFCHGRDSSMKGRGTLQRVEEHCSE; via the coding sequence ATGGCTGAGCGCGAGGCGGTGGTTTTCCCCAACCGGGACGGTTTGCGCCTGTTCGGTGTCCTGCATCGGCCGGGGGGTGTTGCCGAACGTGGCGATGTGGCAGTGATCTTCCTGTCCCCGGGGGTCAAGACCCGGGTGGCCCCCCACCGTCTCTACAACAAGATGACCGAATCGGTGCTCAAGCTCGGGTTTCCTGTGCTGCGCTTTGATTTCTACGGGCTTGGCGATTCCGAAGGCGAGTTGCCGGAAACGCAACTGGTCGACCTGTATGCCTCGGTGCAGGATGGGCGTTACCTGGACGACACCCTGTGTGCCATGGACTGGCTGGAGCAGCGGCTCGGGGTGCGACAGTTCATCCTGGCCGGTTTGTGTGGTGGGGCCTTGACCGGGCTGTTTGCTGCCGGCCGCGATCGGCGTGTGTGTGGCGTGCTCGGACTGGGTCTCCCGGTGGCCCTGGATGGGCGCGAGACCGATCCTTCCCGCTTCATGACACAGGGTCAGCTGGAGGATCTGGGCAGCACTTACCTGAGCAAGCTATTCAACCCGCACGCCTGGTGGCGCCTGCTCACCTTCAAAAGTGACTACCGTCTGCTTTTCAGGGCGGTGCAGCGCCGATTGCTGGGTAAGCAAAAGACCGCGCCCAAACCGGTGACGGCCAGTGAGCCGCAGGTGTCCAATCTCAACCCTTTGGTACCCCCCGCGTTTTTCGATTTCCTCAGTGCGGGCGGGCACCTGCTGTTGGTGTTCAGCGGCGCTGACCGTCTTGCCTGGGAGTTTGAGGAGAAATTTGCTCAGCCCTATGCCGGTCGTCTTGCGGGCCTGGGGAATCACTACGAGATGCACACCATTGCCCATGCCAACCACATCCTGTCGGATCCCCAATGGCGTAATGAAATGCAGGAATTGTCTGATGACTGGCTTCTACGTCACTTTTGTCACGGCAGGGATTCTTCCATGAAGGGTAGAGGAACACTGCAAAGGGTAGAGGAACACTGCAGTGAATGA
- a CDS encoding alpha/beta fold hydrolase, producing the protein MNETPFFFPNGACELFGVLHRPESAATGCGFVFCHPFAEEKLWAHRVYVSLARDLAARGHAVLRFDHMGHGDSDGEFVAASVETHLSDISAAVERLRESVAGLNRINLFGLRLGATFAALAATRREDIDRLVLWEPVVEGGRYMQEVLRGNLTSQMAAYGRVLQDRKALVESLQAGKPINVDGYELGLAFYEQASSIDLLARAGSFSGQVLILQAGKPGQPPRKELVSLAEGYPDAHLEALVEEPFWREIKPFYQRAEALSAATLSWLDAPCDVREQAHG; encoded by the coding sequence ATGAATGAAACGCCATTCTTCTTCCCCAACGGTGCCTGTGAGCTGTTCGGTGTCCTGCATCGCCCCGAGTCAGCGGCGACGGGATGCGGTTTTGTCTTTTGCCACCCGTTCGCCGAGGAGAAGCTCTGGGCTCACCGGGTCTATGTGAGTCTCGCCCGGGACCTGGCGGCACGTGGGCATGCGGTGTTGCGCTTTGATCACATGGGGCATGGCGACAGTGACGGCGAATTTGTGGCTGCCTCGGTGGAGACGCATCTGAGCGACATCTCCGCAGCCGTTGAGCGACTGCGCGAGTCCGTGGCGGGGCTGAATCGGATCAATCTGTTCGGGCTGCGCCTGGGGGCGACCTTCGCGGCGCTCGCGGCCACCCGCAGGGAGGACATCGATCGCCTCGTGCTCTGGGAGCCCGTCGTGGAGGGCGGCCGCTACATGCAGGAGGTGCTGCGCGGCAATCTCACATCACAGATGGCAGCCTACGGGCGGGTCCTCCAGGACCGCAAGGCCCTGGTCGAATCCCTGCAGGCTGGCAAGCCCATCAACGTCGATGGCTACGAACTGGGGCTTGCCTTCTACGAGCAGGCCTCGTCCATTGACCTGCTGGCGAGGGCCGGCAGCTTCAGCGGCCAGGTGTTGATACTTCAGGCGGGCAAGCCCGGACAGCCACCTCGCAAGGAACTGGTATCGCTCGCGGAAGGCTATCCCGACGCCCATCTGGAAGCCCTGGTCGAGGAGCCGTTCTGGCGGGAAATCAAGCCTTTCTACCAGCGGGCCGAAGCCCTGTCCGCGGCGACACTGAGCTGGCTGGATGCCCCATGCGATGTCCGGGAGCAGGCCCATGGCTGA
- a CDS encoding glycosyltransferase family 2 protein, with translation MLVPAYNEAAVIGKKLDNLLSLDYPSDALQIIVVSDGSTDGTNALLEDAARDARLTAVLLPERRGKANALNQGLSRATGEIVVFSDSSIMLDARALREIVRPFADPEVGCVSGEDHIPEGGGEGLYGRYELFLRNRESAIGSIVGASGSFYAQRRELCEPFVDGLAPDFLSVLNTVEAGFRAITEPAAFGYMAAVKHPGDEFRRKVRTLLRGMTTLWVKRSLLNPLRFGLFAWVLFSHKAMRWLVPLFLLAVFITNLALVGHPFYAVIFLLQLLFYGLAVLAWQQVSNVQDRIYGKVPLYFSAANLAVAWAWGKFFMGTRQELWEPSRRV, from the coding sequence GTGCTGGTTCCCGCCTACAACGAAGCAGCGGTGATCGGTAAAAAGCTGGACAACCTCCTCAGCCTGGACTATCCGTCCGACGCCCTGCAGATCATCGTGGTCTCCGACGGCTCCACCGACGGCACCAATGCCCTGCTCGAAGACGCTGCGCGGGACGCGCGCCTCACGGCAGTGCTGCTCCCTGAGCGCCGGGGCAAGGCCAACGCGCTCAATCAGGGGCTCAGCCGGGCAACCGGCGAGATCGTCGTGTTCTCCGACTCATCCATCATGCTGGACGCCCGGGCGCTGCGGGAAATCGTGCGTCCCTTTGCGGATCCGGAGGTGGGCTGCGTCTCCGGCGAAGATCACATCCCCGAGGGTGGCGGCGAGGGGCTCTACGGGCGCTACGAGTTGTTCCTGCGCAACCGGGAGTCCGCCATCGGTTCCATCGTCGGGGCCAGCGGGTCCTTCTACGCCCAGCGTCGTGAGTTGTGCGAACCTTTCGTGGATGGTCTGGCGCCGGACTTCCTGTCGGTCCTCAACACCGTGGAGGCGGGTTTCAGGGCAATCACAGAGCCCGCGGCATTCGGATACATGGCTGCCGTCAAGCACCCCGGCGATGAATTTCGCCGCAAGGTACGCACCCTGCTCCGTGGCATGACCACCCTGTGGGTCAAGCGCAGTCTGCTCAACCCGCTACGCTTTGGTCTGTTTGCCTGGGTATTGTTCTCCCACAAGGCCATGCGCTGGCTGGTGCCGCTGTTCCTCCTGGCCGTCTTCATCACCAATCTTGCCCTGGTCGGTCATCCTTTCTACGCCGTCATCTTCCTGTTGCAGTTGCTGTTCTATGGTCTTGCCGTACTGGCCTGGCAACAGGTCTCAAACGTTCAGGATCGCATCTACGGCAAGGTGCCGCTCTACTTCAGCGCCGCCAATCTGGCGGTCGCCTGGGCCTGGGGCAAGTTCTTCATGGGGACCCGCCAGGAACTCTGGGAGCCCTCCCGGCGTGTGTGA